From a region of the Apteryx mantelli isolate bAptMan1 chromosome 20, bAptMan1.hap1, whole genome shotgun sequence genome:
- the LOC136993828 gene encoding olfactory receptor 14A16-like gives FNEFLLLAFTDTWELQLLHFSLFLGIYLAALLGNSLIITAVACDHRLRTPMYFFLLNLSLLDLGSISTTVPKSMANSLWNTRAISYSGCAAQVFLFLFFFSAEYYLLTVMAYDRYIAICRPLHYSTIMDTRACVKMAAAAWASGFLNAVLHTANTFSIPLCQGNALGQFFCEIPQILKLSCSNSYLREAGVVLVSACLAFGCFIFIVLSYVQIFTAVLRIPSEQGRHKAFSTCLPHLTVVSLFVSTTVFAYLKPPSLSSPALDLVMAILYSVLPPTVNPLIYSMRNKELKDALKE, from the coding sequence ttcaatgagttcctgctcctggcattcacagacacatgggagctgcagctcttgcacttctccctcttcctgggcatctacctggctgccctcctgggcaacagcctcatcattacagccgtagcctgtgaccaccgcctccgcacccccatgtacttcttcctcctcaacctctccctcctcgaccttggctccatctccaccactgtccccaaatccatggccaattccctctggaacaccagggccatttcctactcaggatgtgctgcccaggtctttctgtttctcttcttcttctcagcagagtattatcttctcaccgtcatggcctatgaccgctacattgccatctgcagacccctgcactacagtacgatcatggacaccagagcttgtgtcaaaatggcagcagctgcctgggccagtggttttctcaatgctgtcctgcacactgcaaacacattttcaataccactctgccaaggcaatgccctgggccagttcttctgtgaaattccccagatcctcaagctctcctgctccaactcctacctcagggaagctggggttgttttggttagtgcctgtttagcctttgggtgtttcattttcattgtgctgtcctatgtgcagatcttcacagctgtgctgaggatcccctctgagcagggcaggcacaaagccttttccacgtgcctccctcacctgactgtggtctccctgtttgtcagcactacagtgtttgcctacctgaagcccccctccctctcctccccagctctggatctggtgatggccaTTCTGTATTCggtgctgcctccaacagtgaaccctctcatctacagcatgaggaacaaggagctcaaggatgcactgaaggaa